The following proteins are encoded in a genomic region of Pseudomonas sp. Os17:
- a CDS encoding PaaI family thioesterase, whose amino-acid sequence MSESDIPPGFSPWPRNSPLLELIGPVYGRGSGRELCLGLRADTRHANGRGTVHGGIIATLADIGMGYAMAFSSEPPLPLITASMTLDYLGAVQVGEWIEVRLEHAKRGRQMAFATVVLRVGEREVARASGVFAVPTAAL is encoded by the coding sequence ATGAGCGAATCGGACATCCCCCCGGGCTTCAGTCCCTGGCCTCGCAACAGCCCGCTGCTGGAGCTGATCGGCCCGGTCTATGGGCGTGGCAGTGGCCGTGAACTGTGCCTCGGCCTGCGCGCCGACACCCGCCATGCCAACGGCCGGGGCACGGTGCATGGCGGCATCATCGCCACCCTGGCGGACATCGGCATGGGCTACGCCATGGCGTTCTCCAGCGAGCCGCCGTTGCCGCTGATCACCGCCAGCATGACCCTCGACTACCTGGGGGCGGTGCAGGTCGGGGAATGGATCGAGGTGCGCCTGGAGCATGCCAAGCGCGGCCGGCAGATGGCCTTTGCCACCGTGGTGCTGCGAGTCGGCGAGCGTGAAGTGGCCCGGGCCAGCGGCGTCTTCGCCGTCCCAACCGCAGCCCTGTAG
- the rtcR gene encoding RNA repair transcriptional activator RtcR produces the protein MSSKPTVAIGFIGSTLDRVGKGANRWSHWRPTVGLCQQQDVLIQRLELIHGLDARDVSLAERVANDVRQVSPETEVRLHPMGLNNPWDFEEVYAALHDFTSAYPFDTEREDYLVHITTGTHVAQICWFLLTEARYLPARLIQTSPARRRDPSEHATGTHALIDLDLSRYDRIASRFAHRRLEGLAFLKSGIATRNPAFNRSIEQIERVAVRSKAPMLLIGPTGAGKSFLARRIYELKRGRHQVQGRFVEVNCATLRGDGAMSALFGHIKGAFTGAQNAREGLLRAAHSGMLFLDEIGELGLDEQAMLLKAIEEKRFFPMGADQEVQSDFLIIAGTHRDLRDRVAQGLFREDLYARINLWTFNLPGLAGRREDIEPNIDFELERHAREQGQLVRFNLEARRRYLAFASSSEAAWLGNFRELSASITRMATLADSGRIDQAQVEEEIQRLRHAWGLENAEDELQQLLGAEVELDLFDRLQLKAVIAECRRADSLSDAGRRLFGVSRQGKANPNDADRLRKYLARFGLDWKQL, from the coding sequence ATGTCGAGCAAGCCCACGGTCGCCATCGGTTTTATCGGTTCCACCCTCGATCGCGTCGGCAAGGGCGCCAATCGCTGGAGCCATTGGCGGCCCACGGTCGGTCTGTGCCAGCAGCAGGACGTGCTGATCCAGCGCCTGGAACTGATCCACGGCCTGGACGCCCGGGATGTCAGCCTGGCCGAACGGGTGGCCAACGACGTGCGCCAGGTGTCGCCGGAAACCGAAGTGCGCCTGCACCCCATGGGCCTGAACAACCCCTGGGACTTCGAGGAGGTCTACGCCGCCCTGCACGACTTCACCAGCGCCTACCCGTTCGACACCGAGCGCGAGGATTACCTGGTGCACATCACCACTGGCACCCACGTGGCGCAGATCTGCTGGTTCCTGCTGACCGAGGCGCGCTACCTCCCTGCCCGACTGATCCAGACCTCGCCGGCCCGGCGCCGCGACCCCAGCGAACACGCCACCGGCACCCACGCGCTGATCGACCTCGACTTGTCGCGCTACGACCGCATCGCCTCGCGTTTTGCCCACAGGCGCCTGGAAGGCCTGGCTTTCCTCAAGTCCGGGATCGCCACCCGCAACCCGGCGTTCAACCGCTCCATCGAGCAGATCGAACGGGTCGCGGTGCGCTCCAAGGCACCGATGCTGCTGATCGGCCCCACCGGTGCCGGCAAGTCGTTCCTGGCCCGGCGCATCTATGAACTCAAGCGTGGGCGGCATCAGGTGCAGGGGCGTTTTGTCGAGGTCAACTGCGCCACCCTGCGCGGCGACGGTGCCATGTCGGCGCTGTTCGGGCATATCAAGGGCGCCTTCACCGGCGCCCAGAACGCCCGGGAGGGCCTGCTGCGGGCGGCCCACAGCGGCATGCTGTTTCTTGATGAAATCGGCGAGCTGGGGCTGGACGAACAAGCGATGCTGCTCAAGGCCATCGAGGAAAAACGCTTCTTCCCCATGGGCGCGGACCAGGAGGTGCAGAGCGACTTCCTGATCATCGCCGGCACCCACCGCGACCTGCGCGACCGGGTGGCCCAGGGCCTGTTCCGCGAAGACCTGTATGCGCGGATCAACCTCTGGACCTTCAACCTGCCGGGGCTGGCCGGGCGCCGCGAAGACATCGAGCCGAACATCGACTTCGAGCTGGAGCGCCACGCCCGGGAGCAAGGGCAACTGGTGCGTTTCAACCTGGAGGCGCGGCGCCGCTACCTGGCCTTCGCCAGCTCCAGCGAAGCGGCGTGGCTGGGCAACTTCCGCGAGCTGTCGGCATCCATCACCCGCATGGCCACCCTGGCCGACAGCGGACGCATCGACCAGGCCCAGGTCGAAGAGGAAATCCAGCGCCTGCGCCACGCCTGGGGCCTGGAAAATGCCGAGGATGAACTGCAGCAACTGTTGGGCGCCGAGGTAGAGCTGGACCTGTTCGACCGCCTGCAGCTCAAGGCGGTGATTGCCGAATGCCGTCGCGCCGACAGCCTCTCGGACGCCGGGCGTCGGCTGTTCGGCGTATCGCGCCAGGGCAAGGCCAACCCCAACGACGCCGACCGCCTGCGCAAATACCTGGCGCGCTTCGGCCTGGACTGGAAGCAGCTGTAG
- a CDS encoding RNA-binding protein — protein MANFQLFNTQQAKAPASTTLNASKAPAYAYNAKHRLAQLAVTGCLNSTFYTSPEGQLDAVLQLVSELDSRFVAQAARYARQQGHMKDMPALLLAALTAQRSALVPELFAQVVDNGKMLRNFVQILRSGVTGRKSLGSQPKRLVQNWLNTASERQLLQASIGTKPSLADVLKMVHPKPSDAWREAFFAWVIGKPVDVQALPELTRDLLAFRSGATQEVPQVPFQLLGNETLSAGQWAAQARNMGWQGLRMNLNTLARHGAFQVPGCSEYVAARLADAGEVAKARVYPYQLLAAYRMAGEDVPQAVREALQDALELSLANVPALAGHVVVCPDVSGSMHSPVTGYRQGATTAVRCIDVAALVAAAVLRKQPAARVMPFERGVVNIHLNPRDSVMSNAQKLANIGGGGTNCSAPLAQLANAKSRVDTLILVSDNESWIDARRHGATETMRQWERIRAINPQAKLVCIDMQPGATTQAPDREDILNVGGFSDAVFDVIEQFTAGNYGAQHWVKAIEAMPL, from the coding sequence ATGGCCAACTTCCAGCTGTTCAACACCCAACAGGCAAAAGCGCCAGCGAGCACCACCCTGAACGCTTCCAAGGCACCGGCCTATGCCTACAACGCCAAGCATCGCCTGGCCCAGCTGGCGGTCACCGGTTGCCTGAACTCGACCTTCTACACCTCGCCTGAAGGCCAGCTGGACGCGGTGCTGCAACTGGTGAGCGAGTTGGACAGCCGCTTCGTCGCCCAGGCCGCCCGTTACGCTCGGCAGCAAGGCCATATGAAGGACATGCCGGCGCTGCTGCTGGCGGCGCTGACCGCGCAACGCTCGGCCCTGGTGCCGGAGCTGTTCGCCCAGGTGGTGGACAACGGCAAGATGCTGCGCAACTTCGTGCAGATCCTGCGCAGCGGCGTGACCGGGCGCAAATCCCTGGGGTCGCAGCCCAAGCGCCTGGTGCAGAACTGGTTGAACACGGCCAGCGAGCGTCAGCTGTTGCAGGCTTCGATCGGCACCAAGCCGTCCCTGGCGGACGTGCTGAAGATGGTTCACCCCAAGCCAAGCGATGCCTGGCGCGAAGCCTTCTTTGCCTGGGTGATCGGCAAGCCGGTGGATGTGCAGGCGTTGCCTGAGCTGACCCGCGACCTGCTGGCGTTTCGCAGCGGGGCGACACAGGAAGTGCCGCAGGTGCCGTTCCAGTTGCTCGGCAACGAGACCCTGAGCGCCGGACAATGGGCGGCACAGGCCCGCAACATGGGCTGGCAGGGGCTGCGCATGAACCTCAACACCCTGGCGCGCCACGGCGCGTTCCAGGTGCCGGGTTGCAGCGAGTACGTGGCGGCGCGGCTGGCGGATGCCGGTGAAGTGGCCAAGGCCCGGGTCTACCCGTACCAGTTGCTGGCGGCCTACCGCATGGCCGGCGAGGACGTGCCGCAAGCGGTCCGCGAGGCGCTGCAGGATGCCCTGGAGCTGTCCCTGGCCAACGTGCCGGCGCTGGCGGGCCACGTGGTGGTCTGCCCGGATGTCTCGGGCTCGATGCACAGCCCGGTCACCGGCTATCGCCAGGGCGCCACCACCGCGGTGCGTTGCATCGATGTGGCGGCACTGGTGGCGGCGGCGGTGTTGCGCAAGCAGCCGGCGGCGCGGGTCATGCCGTTCGAGCGGGGTGTGGTGAACATCCACCTCAACCCGCGGGACAGCGTGATGAGCAATGCACAGAAGCTGGCCAACATCGGCGGAGGCGGGACCAACTGCTCGGCGCCCCTGGCGCAGTTAGCCAACGCCAAGAGCCGCGTGGACACCCTGATCCTGGTCTCGGACAACGAGTCGTGGATCGATGCGCGGCGCCACGGCGCTACGGAAACGATGCGCCAGTGGGAGCGGATCCGGGCCATCAACCCGCAGGCGAAGCTGGTGTGCATCGATATGCAACCCGGCGCCACGACCCAGGCGCCAGACCGCGAGGACATCCTCAACGTCGGCGGCTTCAGTGATGCGGTGTTCGATGTGATCGAGCAGTTCACTGCGGGCAACTACGGTGCGCAGCACTGGGTCAAGGCAATCGAGGCGATGCCGCTCTGA
- a CDS encoding RtcB family protein, producing the protein MEHKTYQLLEVANGKPIKMWTQGVPVENEARQQLMNTAKMPFIFKHLAVMPDVHLGKGSTIGSVIPTVGAIIPAAVGVDIGCGMIAARTSLTASDLPDNLAGLRSAIEAAVPHGRTSPRSGRDKGAWGDVPQQTDQAWAALHPRFKAITDKYPALANSNNRQHLGTLGGGNHFIEVCLDEANRVWFMLHSGSRGVGNAIGNLFIHLAQADMRQHIANLPDRDLAYFEEGSQHFDDYVEAVAWAQDFARQNRELMMQLVIQATRKVISKPFEVALEAVNCHHNYVQKERHFGEEVLVTRKGAVSAKKGELGIIPGSMGAKSFIVRGLGNEEAFCSCSHGAGRTMSRTKAKNTFTLADQIRATAHVECRKDEAVIDEIPMAYKDIDQVMHAQRELVEVLHTLRQVVCVKG; encoded by the coding sequence ATGGAACACAAAACCTACCAACTGCTGGAAGTGGCCAACGGCAAGCCGATCAAGATGTGGACCCAGGGCGTGCCCGTGGAAAACGAAGCCCGCCAGCAATTGATGAACACCGCGAAGATGCCGTTCATCTTCAAGCACCTGGCAGTGATGCCCGACGTGCACCTGGGTAAGGGGTCGACCATCGGTAGCGTGATCCCCACCGTAGGCGCGATCATCCCGGCCGCGGTCGGGGTGGATATTGGTTGCGGAATGATCGCCGCCCGTACTTCGCTGACCGCCTCGGACCTGCCGGATAACCTGGCCGGATTGCGTAGCGCCATCGAGGCCGCGGTGCCTCACGGTCGTACTTCGCCCCGTAGCGGTCGCGATAAGGGCGCCTGGGGTGATGTGCCGCAGCAGACCGACCAGGCCTGGGCTGCGCTGCACCCGCGCTTCAAGGCGATCACCGATAAGTACCCGGCCCTGGCCAACAGCAACAACCGCCAGCACCTGGGAACCCTCGGCGGCGGTAACCACTTCATCGAGGTTTGCCTGGATGAAGCCAACCGGGTCTGGTTCATGCTGCACAGCGGTTCCCGTGGCGTAGGTAACGCCATCGGCAACCTGTTCATTCATCTGGCACAGGCCGATATGCGTCAACATATCGCCAACCTGCCGGATCGTGACCTGGCCTACTTCGAGGAAGGCAGCCAACACTTCGACGATTACGTGGAAGCCGTGGCCTGGGCCCAGGATTTCGCCCGGCAGAACCGTGAGCTGATGATGCAACTGGTGATCCAGGCCACCCGCAAGGTGATCAGCAAGCCCTTCGAGGTGGCGCTGGAGGCCGTCAACTGCCACCACAACTACGTGCAGAAGGAGCGCCACTTCGGTGAAGAGGTGCTGGTGACCCGCAAGGGCGCGGTGTCGGCGAAGAAGGGCGAGCTGGGGATCATTCCGGGGTCGATGGGGGCCAAGAGCTTCATCGTTCGCGGGCTGGGTAACGAGGAGGCGTTCTGCTCCTGCAGCCACGGCGCGGGGCGTACCATGAGCCGCACCAAGGCCAAGAACACCTTCACCCTGGCCGACCAGATCCGCGCGACCGCTCATGTGGAGTGCCGTAAGGACGAAGCGGTGATCGACGAAATCCCGATGGCCTACAAGGACATCGACCAAGTGATGCACGCCCAGCGCGAGCTGGTGGAAGTGCTGCACACCCTGCGTCAGGTGGTGTGCGTTAAGGGGTAG
- a CDS encoding HEAT repeat domain-containing protein, with protein MDDMDALIAAPPGWHYQLSDYEARRVREVMDELDRHSAWLELSRFGNGFVRQAAVRHLAALPSAEALAALLERLNDWVPQVRLEAAAAVEGYLAPERAELLLQSLKPLLALAGKQRADHGATLERARSVLQLAQVREEVEDAFGDCRGKAARFVFELLLEGAQDRAALLARALRHSEVSVRQMAVDACAELPAGQAVPLLEEVMHSCGASVRVKALRLLLPLLADPREYLSQALLDPSGALRCLAHWAAPRHGLDPREVLLQRLQQPAPRNKRAWLGLLGLVKELQEPMADVMVRQALASPAPSVRLLALQTLGERGMAEQLAALDDASDKVFNCALGLLHEQPWAVFDEALEQRLDQHWHDLPKARRWALLALKPGWRQLEYLLWRLGQGGSEAAYWRQTLAHWCDSRYGMFDPVTPKPLREAMLQRLQAMEAAGELPAGTAQRLL; from the coding sequence ATGGACGACATGGACGCCTTGATAGCGGCGCCGCCCGGCTGGCATTACCAGCTGAGCGACTACGAAGCCCGCCGCGTGCGGGAGGTGATGGACGAATTGGATCGGCACAGCGCCTGGCTGGAACTGAGCCGCTTTGGCAACGGTTTCGTGCGTCAGGCGGCGGTGCGCCACCTGGCCGCGCTGCCTTCGGCCGAGGCCTTGGCGGCCTTGCTGGAGCGCCTCAACGATTGGGTGCCCCAGGTGCGCCTGGAGGCCGCCGCGGCGGTCGAGGGGTATCTGGCGCCAGAGCGCGCCGAGCTGCTGTTGCAAAGCCTGAAGCCGCTGCTGGCCCTGGCCGGCAAGCAACGCGCCGACCACGGCGCGACCCTGGAACGGGCGCGTTCGGTGTTGCAACTGGCCCAGGTACGCGAAGAAGTTGAAGACGCCTTTGGCGATTGCCGGGGCAAGGCCGCGCGCTTTGTCTTCGAGCTGTTGCTCGAAGGGGCGCAGGATCGGGCAGCGCTGCTGGCCCGGGCTTTGCGCCACAGCGAAGTCAGCGTGCGGCAGATGGCCGTGGATGCCTGCGCCGAGCTGCCTGCCGGGCAGGCCGTGCCCCTGCTGGAAGAGGTGATGCACAGCTGCGGTGCCAGTGTGCGGGTCAAGGCGCTGCGCTTGCTGCTGCCGTTGCTGGCCGATCCTCGCGAGTATCTGAGTCAGGCATTGCTGGACCCTTCGGGGGCCTTGCGTTGCCTGGCCCATTGGGCCGCGCCCCGTCATGGGCTGGACCCGCGCGAGGTGTTGCTGCAACGGCTGCAACAGCCGGCACCACGGAACAAGCGCGCTTGGCTGGGGCTGTTGGGGTTGGTCAAGGAACTGCAGGAGCCCATGGCCGATGTCATGGTGCGCCAGGCCTTGGCCTCGCCGGCGCCGAGTGTGCGCCTGCTGGCCCTGCAGACCCTGGGCGAGCGTGGCATGGCCGAGCAACTGGCGGCCCTGGACGACGCCTCGGACAAGGTCTTCAACTGCGCCCTGGGCCTGTTGCACGAGCAACCCTGGGCGGTGTTCGACGAAGCCCTGGAACAGCGTCTGGACCAGCACTGGCACGACCTGCCGAAGGCGCGGCGCTGGGCCCTGCTGGCCCTCAAGCCGGGCTGGCGCCAGCTGGAGTACCTGCTGTGGCGCCTGGGGCAGGGCGGCAGCGAAGCCGCCTATTGGCGCCAGACCCTGGCGCACTGGTGCGATAGCCGCTACGGGATGTTCGACCCGGTCACCCCCAAGCCGCTGCGCGAAGCCATGCTGCAGCGCTTGCAGGCCATGGAGGCAGCCGGTGAATTGCCCGCAGGTACAGCCCAGCGCCTGCTTTGA
- a CDS encoding nucleotidyltransferase domain-containing protein has translation MEHLERHPLSSAMRERVLAELARIERERNVQVLYACESGSRAWGFASTDSDYDVRFVYVEKPEWFIQVEAGRDVIERPLDDELDISGWELRKTLGLLRKSNPTLLEWLDSPLVYRSEAAATARLRELAEAFYSPPAARNHYLSMAKKNFRGYLQGDSVRFKKYFYVLRPLLAVRWIDQGRGRPPMTFADLLTTVDHPPLLDEVAELLALKRSAEESAYGPRRPALHAFIAAELERPVPKLARTHEDNALLDAYLRETVRHYA, from the coding sequence ATGGAACACCTGGAGCGTCATCCCCTGAGCAGCGCCATGCGTGAGCGGGTATTGGCCGAGCTGGCGCGGATCGAGCGCGAGCGCAATGTGCAGGTGCTGTACGCCTGCGAATCCGGCAGTCGGGCCTGGGGCTTTGCCTCCACCGACAGTGATTACGACGTGCGTTTCGTCTACGTGGAAAAGCCCGAATGGTTCATCCAGGTGGAGGCCGGGCGCGACGTGATCGAACGTCCCCTGGACGACGAGCTGGACATCAGCGGCTGGGAACTGCGCAAGACCCTCGGGCTGTTGCGCAAGTCCAACCCGACCCTGCTGGAATGGCTGGATTCGCCCCTGGTGTATCGCAGCGAAGCGGCCGCCACCGCGCGCTTGCGGGAGCTGGCGGAGGCGTTCTACAGCCCGCCGGCGGCGCGCAATCATTATCTGTCGATGGCCAAGAAGAACTTTCGCGGTTACCTGCAAGGCGACAGCGTGCGTTTCAAGAAGTACTTCTACGTACTACGGCCCTTGCTCGCGGTGCGCTGGATCGATCAAGGCCGCGGCCGACCGCCGATGACCTTCGCCGACCTGCTGACCACGGTCGACCACCCACCGCTGCTGGACGAAGTGGCCGAGCTGCTGGCCTTGAAACGCAGCGCCGAGGAGTCCGCCTACGGGCCGCGACGCCCGGCACTGCACGCCTTTATCGCCGCCGAGCTGGAACGCCCGGTGCCGAAACTGGCGCGCACCCATGAAGACAATGCGTTGCTGGACGCCTACCTGCGGGAAACGGTCCGGCACTACGCCTGA
- the rtcA gene encoding RNA 3'-terminal phosphate cyclase, which translates to MKQEVIELDGAIGGGQVLRSALSLSMLSGKTLRIHNIRARRSRPGLLRQHLTAVQAAAQVCGAKTSGVELGSQALTFEPGPIRGGDYRFAIGTAGSCTLVLQTLLPALLYAPQPSRVSISGGTHNPLAPPVDFLQQAWLPLLRRMGGRVELQLLRHGFVPAGGGELEAFVQPSVLQPLHLEARGALLGRRAWALSAGLPEHVAERELRRVHNRLELPREHLTPVQLDEQYGPGNVLLLEYTFEHLTELFCGFGQNSLRAEKVADLAIDQARDWLDSGAAVAEHLADQLLLPMALAGGGSFTTPRMTEHLESNIRVIEAFLPVRIQTQTGNAQALRVECLARHGNESAT; encoded by the coding sequence ATGAAACAGGAAGTCATCGAACTGGACGGCGCCATCGGCGGCGGCCAGGTACTGCGCAGCGCCTTGAGCTTATCGATGCTTAGCGGCAAGACCCTGCGTATCCATAATATTCGTGCCCGGCGCAGCCGCCCGGGGCTGCTGCGCCAGCACCTGACGGCGGTGCAGGCGGCGGCCCAGGTGTGCGGCGCCAAGACCTCGGGGGTCGAACTCGGCTCCCAGGCCCTGACCTTCGAGCCGGGGCCGATCCGTGGCGGCGACTACCGCTTCGCCATCGGCACCGCTGGCAGTTGCACCCTGGTGCTGCAGACCCTGCTGCCGGCCTTGTTGTACGCGCCGCAGCCCAGCCGCGTGAGCATCAGTGGCGGCACCCACAACCCCCTGGCGCCACCGGTGGATTTTCTCCAGCAGGCCTGGCTGCCGTTACTGCGGCGCATGGGCGGGCGGGTCGAGCTGCAACTGCTGCGCCACGGTTTTGTCCCGGCCGGCGGTGGTGAGCTGGAGGCCTTTGTCCAGCCTTCGGTGTTGCAGCCCCTGCACCTGGAGGCGCGTGGCGCACTGCTGGGGCGTCGGGCCTGGGCGCTGAGCGCGGGCCTGCCCGAGCATGTGGCGGAGCGCGAGTTGCGCCGGGTGCACAATCGCCTGGAACTGCCACGGGAGCACCTCACCCCGGTGCAGCTGGATGAACAATACGGCCCGGGCAATGTGCTGTTGCTGGAGTACACCTTTGAACACCTGACCGAGCTGTTTTGCGGCTTCGGTCAGAACAGCCTGCGGGCGGAGAAGGTCGCTGACCTTGCCATCGATCAGGCTCGGGACTGGTTGGATTCCGGCGCCGCGGTGGCCGAGCACCTGGCCGATCAACTGTTGCTGCCCATGGCCCTGGCCGGCGGCGGCAGTTTCACCACGCCGCGCATGACCGAGCACCTGGAAAGCAATATCCGCGTGATCGAGGCGTTCCTGCCGGTGCGCATCCAGACACAGACGGGCAATGCGCAGGCGCTGCGGGTCGAGTGTCTGGCCCGCCACGGCAATGAGTCCGCCACCTGA
- a CDS encoding M50 family metallopeptidase, with amino-acid sequence MDRNSWLKALNKLLTLVQHLVVLGGFFLAALLLGFTIKSEWQPFLAVFLASLLMIIGVMVHEGGHYLGARCCGMPVLQARIAAVEVQVLRRGWRLRWSPQLKRNRLGGYVMAASNLQRPLRRQWMLMALGGPLLNLLVAGMALALGLYWQGVPGALALAFAIINLVLGVGNLLPAWQVLPSDGMLALGWYLHRDDQRPELAQARLLALTVAGVPSAQLPARDLDLLAQGAMPGPLVAFGYRLNARQDQGDWSGVLQMEQELDQLLAARAGELTGMSGLIELLRGELGFSRAYLQRDAGLLKGLSMSADVDWFTPWLRPRCQALAAILAGDHRQGEAYVQQALQAADNCVVRSQGCSEALLAAHLRALAQP; translated from the coding sequence ATGGATCGCAACAGCTGGCTCAAGGCCTTGAACAAACTGCTGACGCTGGTGCAGCACCTGGTGGTGCTCGGCGGCTTTTTTCTCGCCGCGCTGTTACTGGGGTTCACCATCAAGTCCGAGTGGCAGCCCTTTCTGGCGGTCTTCCTGGCCTCGCTGCTGATGATCATCGGCGTGATGGTGCATGAGGGCGGGCACTACCTGGGAGCCCGCTGCTGCGGGATGCCGGTGTTGCAGGCGCGGATCGCCGCGGTGGAGGTGCAGGTGTTGCGCCGCGGCTGGCGCCTGCGCTGGTCGCCGCAGCTCAAGCGCAATCGCCTGGGGGGCTATGTGATGGCGGCGAGCAACCTGCAACGGCCGTTGCGTCGGCAATGGATGCTGATGGCCCTCGGCGGGCCGCTGCTGAATCTGCTGGTGGCGGGCATGGCCCTGGCGCTCGGGCTGTACTGGCAAGGGGTGCCCGGGGCCCTGGCTTTGGCCTTTGCCATCATCAATCTGGTGCTGGGGGTGGGTAATCTGCTGCCGGCCTGGCAGGTATTGCCCAGCGACGGCATGTTGGCGCTGGGGTGGTACCTGCACCGCGACGATCAACGTCCGGAGCTGGCCCAGGCGCGTCTGCTGGCCCTGACCGTGGCCGGGGTGCCCAGCGCGCAACTGCCGGCCCGGGACCTCGACCTGCTGGCCCAGGGCGCCATGCCCGGCCCTCTGGTTGCCTTCGGCTACCGGCTCAATGCAAGGCAGGACCAGGGCGACTGGTCCGGGGTTCTGCAGATGGAGCAGGAGCTGGACCAGCTGCTTGCCGCCCGGGCCGGGGAGTTGACCGGCATGAGCGGCCTGATCGAGCTGTTGCGTGGCGAGCTGGGTTTCAGCCGGGCCTACCTGCAGCGCGACGCCGGGCTGCTCAAGGGCCTGTCGATGAGTGCCGATGTCGACTGGTTTACGCCCTGGTTGCGGCCGCGCTGCCAGGCATTGGCGGCCATCCTTGCAGGTGATCATCGGCAGGGCGAGGCCTATGTGCAGCAAGCGCTGCAGGCGGCGGATAACTGCGTGGTGCGCTCCCAGGGGTGCAGCGAAGCCTTGCTGGCCGCACACCTGCGGGCCCTGGCGCAGCCGTAG
- a CDS encoding DUF3144 domain-containing protein, with the protein MANEPDQDFYNRADAIIELTNSHIADSSRGKASASLMYANARFSAWVSACGCRNAEELTAAKQQAVDYFLEEFRLMLEENLNDYIENFPRYMSGKQD; encoded by the coding sequence GTGGCCAACGAACCGGATCAGGATTTCTACAACCGCGCCGACGCCATCATCGAGTTGACCAACTCCCATATCGCCGACAGCAGCCGCGGCAAGGCCAGTGCGTCGCTGATGTACGCCAACGCGCGCTTCAGTGCCTGGGTCAGCGCCTGCGGTTGCCGCAATGCCGAGGAACTGACAGCGGCCAAGCAGCAGGCAGTGGACTATTTCCTGGAGGAGTTCCGCCTGATGCTCGAAGAGAACCTCAACGATTACATCGAGAACTTCCCGCGCTACATGAGCGGCAAGCAGGACTGA
- a CDS encoding LysR family transcriptional regulator, which produces MSTPDLNLLVTLDALLSEGSVARAAQRLQLSPSAMSRALSRLRQVTGDPLLVRAGRGLVPTPRALELRQQVGPLVEQALMALRPARQIDLGQLQRTFTLRSRDGFVENFGPALICRLQQQAPGVRVHFVPKLDRDSQPLREASVDLETAVIASDTSPELRTRALFRDRFIGVVRSGHPLSRGPVSLDRYLAGQHILVSHQGHDHGRLDEALQALGRQRQIITLVSGFSAALALARGSDLIAMVPEHHTRHLRAGLHSFSLPVALPEMTVSLLWHPRMEADPAHRWLRQCVHEICSAAATTLGDTQ; this is translated from the coding sequence ATGTCGACACCCGATCTGAATCTGCTCGTCACCCTGGATGCGCTCCTCAGCGAAGGCAGCGTGGCGCGCGCTGCCCAGCGCCTGCAACTGAGCCCTTCGGCCATGAGCCGGGCCCTGTCGCGCCTGCGCCAGGTCACCGGCGATCCCTTGCTGGTGCGCGCCGGACGCGGGCTGGTGCCCACGCCCCGGGCCCTGGAACTGCGCCAGCAGGTCGGGCCGCTGGTGGAGCAGGCCCTGATGGCGCTGCGCCCGGCCCGGCAGATCGACCTCGGGCAGCTGCAACGCACCTTCACCCTGCGCAGCCGCGACGGCTTCGTCGAGAACTTCGGCCCGGCGCTGATCTGCCGCCTGCAGCAGCAGGCACCCGGCGTGCGGGTGCATTTCGTGCCCAAGCTCGATCGCGACAGCCAGCCCCTGCGCGAGGCCAGCGTCGATCTGGAAACCGCGGTGATCGCCAGCGACACCAGCCCCGAGTTGCGCACCCGGGCGCTGTTCCGCGATCGCTTTATCGGCGTGGTGCGCAGCGGTCATCCCCTGAGCCGCGGCCCGGTGAGCCTGGACCGCTACCTGGCCGGCCAGCACATCCTGGTGTCCCATCAGGGCCATGACCACGGCCGCCTGGACGAAGCCCTGCAGGCCCTGGGCCGGCAGCGGCAGATCATCACCCTGGTCAGCGGTTTTTCCGCGGCCCTGGCCCTGGCCCGGGGTTCGGACCTGATCGCCATGGTGCCCGAGCACCACACCCGTCATCTGCGAGCCGGCCTGCACAGTTTCAGCCTGCCGGTGGCGCTGCCGGAGATGACGGTGTCCCTGCTCTGGCACCCGCGCATGGAGGCCGACCCGGCCCATCGCTGGCTGCGCCAGTGCGTGCACGAAATCTGCAGCGCTGCCGCGACCACTCTCGGCGACACCCAGTAG